A region from the Acyrthosiphon pisum isolate AL4f chromosome A1, pea_aphid_22Mar2018_4r6ur, whole genome shotgun sequence genome encodes:
- the LOC100161988 gene encoding homeobox protein cut isoform X4, producing the protein MRLEARLDAQRDYEEVKRQLCVLKAVECSDDRNNKSPNNNKSENTQGTSPQQQRSSCSPVPETQNDFSVPVAPPPPGLQNVEQFGPILGEEIVANWRRSLECNKSEQKKVYTSPNRHETTDKEKSPGLESVKTPPPSTSPAPTSPSITVQPARSASRSGTPCKSPTSESNSSPRLNNSSPHNNNNNPSQLNNNNNNNIPAGLINGLCGLNVGLNNNILGPAGALGFDLIKSPFDHRSSYRFGDGDCTMVGRFGESLIPKGDPMEARLQEMLRYNMDKYSTQNLDTLHIARRVRELLSIHNVGQRLFAKYILGLSQGTVSELLSKPKPWDKLTEKGRDSYRKMHAWACDENAVMLLKSLIPKKGKDSGIPTVMGRSENDVTDERIVHILNEASQMMKPNQQQDDTQSNDESTSPNQLISTSPSRQRPKEDIPQEQVARLYQEELSKIMGKRLEDSMRSGEQPFAGWLFPHFFGNHTGNHDDIRTALDAYHRELSKLQNCPQSQLSGLLALQQQAAVAAMSNNNNNNNNNTIQGTGIAQDLSLPKDRKDIYPFVQRKDFAVKVNGTEVSDKESETVAEAMKQAGSAFSLVRPKTEQSGTSSVGSSASSPLGNTILPPEDFGQSAAVSPLQRMASITNALISQPATPHHHSPSQRPLKAVLPPITQQQFDQFNNLNTEEIVRKVKEQLSQFSISQRLFGESVLGLSQGSVSDLLARPKPWHMLTQKGREPFIRMKMFLEDDKAVHKLVASQYKIAPEKLMRTGGYGGSSPMNQNLVKSTHTFGGKMTPSPLDLLKVSADVDRQTPHHHILTSMCNTSTTMSEDSDMASSLQSPSNHHIQLQSPGGHHHATSSTASSLMSTGSQLASMMVTENKLKASPIPNNGIPQNLMLQHVAAAFQNPGTRHPPAVVPSVYEMAALTQDLDTQTITTKIKEALLANNIGQKIFGEAVLGLSQGSVSELLSKPKPWHMLSIKGREPFIRMQLWLSDQHNVERLQAIKSERREMNKRRRGSGQQDNGSDTSSNDTSDFYHSGTSSPPSAAKKQRVLFSDEQKEALKLAFALDQYPSVGTIEFLASELNLATRTITNWFHNHRMRIKQQSPHSDSQQQQSQTGPGFDPIQFRILLSHRLGFGGLPIPFNAGNPYLQHGADLSSFIPMLTSSSSATVDEQMSGLDLSVKHEVDTDFDDEDSRSEESEPREEIPAVPVVGSSRRKPAAPQWVNPDWLQSEQKQQQQQSEVIINGVCVMQAADGCTERRRSETIRVEPSDVNDEDKSGRSTPSESSSLKQESDGEHEQEAISVKEEKSWNNEF; encoded by the exons tgtACTGAAGGCCGTCGAATGTTCAGACGACCGTAATAACAAGTCTCCAAACAACAACAAATCTGAAAATACACAAGGCACATCACCTCAGCAACAGAGGTCGTCTTGCAGTCCCGTGCCTGAAACTCAAA ATGATTTTTCAGTTCCGGTGGCCCCACCCCCTCCCGGGCTACAAAACGTCGAACAGTTTGGCCCGATACTCGGCGAAGAGATCGTGGCCAACTGGCGAAGATCCCTCGAATGCAATAAATCTGAACAAAAGAAAGTCTATACTTCTCCAAACCGACATGAAACTACCG acaaaGAAAAATCACCAGGTCTAGAATCTGTCAAAACACCACCTCCAAGCACGTCTCCAGCACCAACTTCACCGTCTATCACGGTTCAACCAGCGCGATCTGCTAGTAGGTCCGGAACACCATGCAAATCGCCCACAAGTGAATCAAACAGTTCACCACGACTTAACAATAGTTCTCctcataacaataacaataacccATCTCAgttaaacaacaacaacaacaacaatatccCTGCAGGTCTCATAAATGGTCTCTGTGGTCTTAATGTTGGTCtcaacaataacattttaggaCCTGCTGGTGCCTTAGGGTTTGACTTGATAAAGTCGCCTTTTGATCACAGGTCTTCTTATCGATTTGGAGATGGTGATTGTACCATGGTTGGACGTTTTGGTGAATCACTTATACCAAAAGGTGATCCTATGGAAGCCAGACTTCAAGAAatgcttag atataatatggaCAAATATTCTACCCAAAACTTGGATACATTGCACATAGCTCGTCGTGTACGTGAACTGCTATCCATTCACAACGTGGGCCAAAGGTTGTTTGCCAAGTATATTCTCGGACTTTCCCAGGGGACCGTCAGTGAATTGTTGTCAAAACCTAAGCCGTGGGACAAGCTGACCGAAAAGGGACGCGATAGCTATAGGAAAATGCATGCATGGGCATGTGACGAGAACGCGGTTATGCTACTCAAGTCGTTGATACCGAAAAAAG GTAAAGATTCTGGCATACCTACGGTAATGGGAAGAAGTGAAAATGACGTCACCGATGAAAGGATTGTACACATATTGAACGAAGCAAGTCAAATGATGAAACCTAATCAACAACAAGACGATACTCAAAGCAATGACGAAAGCACTTCAccaaatcaattaatt agtACTTCCCCGTCCAGACAAAGACCCAAAGAAGATATACCACAAGAACAAGTGGCCCGACTGTATCAAGAAGAGCTATCAAAGATCATGGGCAAACGTTTAGAAGACTCTATGAGAAGTGGCGAACAACCCTTTGCAGG ttgGCTCTTCCCGCATTTCTTCGGAAATCATACCGGTAACCACGATGATATTCGAACTGCATTGGATGCTTATCACCGAGaattatcaaaattacaaaactgCCCACAGAGCCAATTGTCAGGATTATTAGCTCTTCAACAACAAGCTGCCGTTGCAGCGATGtcaaacaacaacaataataacaataacaataccaTACAAGGAACCGGTATTGCTCAAGACTTGTCTTTACCAAAAGACAGAAAAGATATTTATCCGTTTGTACAGCGAAAAGATTTTGCTGTTAAAGTAAATGGGACTGAAGTTTCAGACAAAGAGTCTGAAACTGTAGCAGAAGCAATGAAACAGGCCGGAAGTGCTTTTTCGCTTGTACGACCTAAAACTGAACAAA gtGGTACATCTTCTGTAGGAAGCTCAGCTAGCTCACCATTAGGTAATACTATATTACCTCCCGAGGACTTCGGTCAATCGGCTGCAGTCAGTCCACTTCAAAGAATGGCTTCAATTACAAATGCTTTAATTTCTCAACCAGCTACTCCACATCATCATTCTCCTTCTCAGAGACCTCTGAAAGCTGTATTGCCACCAATAACTCAACAACAGTTCGACCaattcaataatttgaatactGAAGAAATTGTGAGGAAAGTCAAAGAGCAACTTAGTCAATTTTCAATCAGTCAGAGACTATTTGGAGAATCTGTATTGGGTCTTTCTCAGGGAAGCGTGTCTGATCTCTTGGCTAGACCAAAACCATGGCATATGTTGACTCAAAAAGGAAGAGAACCCTTTATaagaatgaaaatgtttttggaGGATGATAAAGCTGTGCATAAACTAGTTGCTTCCCAGTATAAAATAGCACCAGAAAAGCTTATGCGAACTGGAGGATATGGTGGATCAAGTC ctaTGAACCAGAATTTAGTAAAATCAACTCACACTTTTGGTGGTAAAATGACCCCTTCACCTCTCGATCTCTTAAAAGTTAGTGCTGATGTGGATCGCCAAACACCGCATCATCATATACTTACATCAATGTGTAACACATCTACAACAATGTCAGAAGACTCTGATATGGCGTCTTCGCTACAATCACCGAGCAACCATCATATTCAACTTCAATCTCCGGGTGGACATCACCACGCAACTTCGTCTACTGCTTCGTCACTTATGTCCACTGGAAGTCAACTGGCGTCGATGATGGTCACTGAAAATAAACTCAAAGCAAGCCCAATACCAAACAATGGAATTCCACAAAACCTGATGTTACAACACGTGGCTGCAGCTTTCCAAAACCCTGGAACACGTCACCCACCAGCTGTTGTACCTTCAGTTTATGAGATGGCTGCTCTTACGCAAGATCTTGACACACAGACTATAACTACTAAAATCAAAGAAGCACTCCTTGCTAATAATATTGgacaaaaa atttttggtGAAGCTGTACTGGGACTCTCTCAAGGATCAGTCAGTGAATTACTATCAAAACCTAAGCCATGGCATATGCTGAGCATTAAGGGCCGTGAACCATTCATTCGGATGCAACTTTGGCTATCTGATCAACACAATGTGGAAAGATTGCAAGCGATTAAAAGTGAACGTAGGGAGATGAACAAAAGAAGACGAGGATCTGGCCAACAAGATAATGGAAGTGACACATCCTCAAACGACACTTCAGATTTTTATCACAGCGGCACTAGTAGTCCTCCATCTGCCGCAAAAAAACAACGA gTTCTGTTTTCCGATGAACAAAAAGAAGCATTGAAATTAGCATTTGCCCTGGATCAATACCCGAGTGTTGGTACCATTGAGTTTCTTGCATCGGAGTTAAATTTAGCGACTAGGACAATAACGAACTGGTTCCACAACCATAGAATGAGGATCAAGCAACAATCACCtcattctgattcacagcaacAACAATCACAAACTGGTCCTGGATTCGATCCGATTCAGTTTAGGATTCTCTTGAGCCACCGACTTGGTTTCGGTGGTCTACCAATTCCGTTTAATGCAGGAAACCCTTATTTACAACACGGCGCTGATCTGTCTTCCTTCATACCAATGTTGACGTCATCCTCTTCGGCCACGGTGGACGAACAAATGTCTGGATTGGATTTGAGTGTAAAACACGAAGTAGACACTGACTTTGACGACGAAGACAGCCGGTCGGAAGAGTCGGAGCCTCGAGAAGAAATCCCGGCCGTACCCGTAGTCGGAAGTTCTCGCAGAAAACCAGCAGCTCCACAATGGGTCAACCCGGATTGGTTGCAATCCGAACAgaagcaacagcagcagcaatcCGAAGTAATAATAAATGGCGTTTGCGTAATGCAAGCGGCCGATGGCTGCACCGAAAGAAGGAGGTCGGAGACCATTCGAGTAGAACCGTCGGACGTAAACGATGAAGACAAGTCTGGTAGATCTACACCATCGGAATCCAGTTCCTTAAAACAAGAGTCAGATGGCGAACACGAACAGGAAGCTATCAGTGTTAAGGAAGAGAAATCGTGGAACAACGAATTTTAG
- the LOC100570400 gene encoding WAS/WASL-interacting protein family member 1, with the protein MHFKVTIAAWLLAILFISQTKCDDKDDKHDKNEKKANDGHGSSGSGGNSGSSGGSGNSGSSGGSGSSGSSGGGSGSSGSKPTGTDNMTFGMNGMSGIQLPFPFFPPFGCDTTCQPIQLQIFQPQVPRETVPTTHAPTTHAPTTMPPPPKTTMPAPKPAPTTPTYTSQTIIMYPNWCQGWCKFFYQPPPQPVYYQPNCLLFSWMGLGSGMAMGMQPAQS; encoded by the exons AAATGCGACGATAAAGACGATAAACacgataaaaacgaaaaaaaggcCAACGACGGACACGGTAGCAGTGGTAGCGGTGGTAATAGTGGTAGCAGTGGTGGCAGTGGTAACAGTGGTAGCAGCGGTGGCAGCGGTAGCAGTGGTAGCAGTGGTGGTGGCAGTGGTAGCAGTGGTAGCAAACCTACAGGCACGGATAACATGACGTTCGGTATGAACGGGATGTCCGGCATCCAACTACCGTTTCCGTTTTTCCCACCGTTCGGATGTGACACAACGTGCCAACcaatacaattacaaatatttcaGCCACAAGTACCCCGGGAGACGGTGCCGACGACTCACGCGCCGA CCACACACGCTCCGACGAccatgccgccgccgccgaaaaCCACAATGCCAGCACCCAAGCCGGCACCGACGACCCCGACATACACCTCGCAAACGATCATTATGTACCCGAACTG GTGCCAGGGCTGGTGCAAGTTTTTCTATCAACCACCTCCACAGCCGGTGTATTACCAGCCGAACTGTCTACTGTTTTCGTGGATGGGATTGGGTTCGGGAATGGCCATGGGAATGCAACCAGCTCAGTCGTGA